The genomic window GGCCACAGATGCACAAATAATAATTATTATATAAATAAATTTAAAATGATTTTGTCATGATTTCATGAAATTTCACTTAACTTATCTTGTTTGTTTATGGCAATAATTATATACGAAAAAGCTTTTAACTAGCGTTTCGCCTGTTAATCTCATCTCTAATGCGAGCCGCTTTTTCATAAGCTTCTTCGGCCAAAGCTTTTTCTAATTTTTGCTGTAGATCTTCAATGGATAAGCTCTGAAAACCAGAGATGGATCCCGGTTCAGACTTAATCTCTTCGGAATTGGACGCATTATTGGTAATGCTCTCCATATTTTCAAGAAAAAGGAAATCATTTCCTTCAATTACAATACCTGCAGAGGCAAGTATAAATTCGTAAGTATAAATTACGGCATTAAACCTTACCGCAATGGCGATGGCGTCAGAGGTACGGGCATCTATTTCTATCTGCTCTCCATCTTTGTTGCACATTAGCTTAGCGAAGAAAACACCTTCAACCAAGTTATATATCAACACTTCTGTAATTTCTACCTGATAGGCCTGCGCAAAAGATTTGAACAAATCGTGCGTTAGTGGGCGGGTAGGCGACATCTTTTCTATTTCGATGGCGATGGCTTGGGCTTCGAATGCTCCTATAATAATTGGCAATCTTCGTCTTCCATTAATTTCGCCAAGCACCAGTGCATAAGCTCCAGATTGGGTTTGGCTATAAGATAGCCCTACTATATCGAGTTTTACTTTCTTCATATACAAAATTAACCCTTATCGTTTAGGTGGGCGATAAGGGTCTATTGTACAAAGTTAAGATTTATGTGCCTTTAATGCAGCAATTATTTTCGGAACTACTTCAAAAGCATCGCCAACAATACCATAATCGGCAACTTTAAAGAACGGAGCCTCTGGATCTTTATTAATTACTACGATAACTTTTGAAGAACTAACCCCAGCCAAATGCTGAATAGCACCCGAAATACCAATAGCAATATATAAATTTGGACTGATGGCAATGCCTGTTTGGCCAACGTGCTCCGAATGTGGTCTCCAATCGGCATCTGAAACCGGTTTCGAGCAAGCAGTAGCAGCGCCTAGCAAATCTGCCAGTTCTTCAACCATTCCCCAGTTTTCTGGTCCTTTTAAGCCTCGACCACCCGAAACTACAATTTCGGCATCAGGTAAAGATACTTTGTTAGTAGCCCGAACAATTTCCTTAACTATAGCAGTTAAATCACTTGATTTTACTTCTGGATTAAATGCTTCAATTGCAAGACTAACTGCATTTTCTTTTACCCCAAAAGCATTTGGGTTTAGCGCAATTACTTTATTTTCAGAAGTTAAAGTAGTAATAGCAAAAGCTTTACCTGAGAAAGCAGTTTTCTTAACTGAAAAACCATCGTCTGTAGTTGGTAACTCTACGGCTCCATCTACCAAACCACCTTTAAGTTTTACTGCAATACGAGGCGCTAAACCTTTTCCTGAGAATGAGTTAGAAAGTACTACAATGTTTGCGCCTTCCTTTTGAGCAGCCTCTGCAATTACAGAAGCATAAGCTTGGTTAACGAAGTTTTTAAGCTGATCTGCTTCTACTTTTAACACCTTGCTTGCGCCATATTTCCCTAGCTCGTTCAATTCGCTGTCGGCAACATTGCCAATTGAAATTGCACTTAGGCTAGTTCCTTGTTGATCTGCGATTGCTTTTGCGTAAGAAACAGCTTCAAAAACAGATTTTTTGAACTTTCCTTCAACTTGCTCTACATATACTAATACTGACATATTAATCTATTTGAAATCTCCAACAGGAGAATATTTGATGATAATCTAATTAATTATTGATTTGTTAGGCATTTGCAACTGTTAACTCCACACTGCCAACTGATAACTATATTACTTTTGCTTCACTATGCAGTAAACCAATCAATTCTTCTGCACTTTCTGCTGCAATTAACTTAACCGAACCACGTGGGGCAGGGGTTTCAAACTTACTGATTTTGCTAACTTCTTCTACAGCAACTGCTTCTACTACTTGCAGGGGCTTAGTTCTAGCCGACATAATGCCTCTCATATTAGGAATTTTGGCCTCTGCAGTACCTTCAGCACAACTAGCCACAAATTTTCCGCTAACACTAACTACTTCTTTACCACCTTCAATTTCACGCTCAATTGTTGCAGTAGCACCATCGTAATCTAATTTTTTAATAATAGAAATAGAAGGAATATCCAACAATTCGCCAATCATTGCGGCAATTTGAGAGCCATTGTAATCAATAGATTCTCTACCACATAAAATGATATCAATCTCATTAGCTTTAGCATATTCAGCAATTTGTGTAGCTACAAAATAAGCATCTCTTGGAGCTGCGTTAACTCTTACCGCATCATCAGCGCCAATAGCTAAAGCTTTTCTAATGGTTGGTTCTGTGGCAACTTCGCCAACGTTAATTACAGTTACAGTTCCTTTACCACCTTCACAAAGTTCTATAGCTCTAGAAAGTGCAATCTCATCGTAAGGATTTAAGATATACTGCACACCGGCGGTATTGAATTCGGTATTATCGCCCGTAAAAGTTATTTTTGTCGTCGTGTCGGGAACGTTACTGATACAAACTAATATTTTCATCTGTTTAAATTTTGTTGTTCATTTGTGATAACGCTTCATGATTTGTTCATCTTTATTTTAGCTTTTGAAAATCATGAGGTTTCATAATGATTTTTAGGTTAAAATTGTTATGCTTGCATAATATAATTGCAATTATATATATTCTTATTCTATTTTCATAGAATAATTTAGAATTTATATAAATAAGTGTTTTATATCATTTAAAAATGATCACTTTACATTATAAATGCATTAAATAAATTACACAAACTTAATTAAAAAAGCAGGGATTAAAAATGCAAAACCAGCGATTAGCCAAATTGTTTGAATTTTTAGAAAGCGATCCAAACGATAGTTTTATATTGTATGCAATTGCAACGGAGTACAATGTTCAAAACGATGTAGAAAACGCTTTAAAATATTACCTTCAGTTAACAGAAAAACACCCAGATTATGTGGGCACCTATTATCATTTAGGTAAATTATATGAGAAAATAGGACAGAAAGAAGAGGGTATTAAAGTCTATCAAACCGGGATGCAAGCAGCAAGGCAAAAAAGAGATATGCACGCTTTATCTGAACTGCAAGGTGCGTACAATAGTGCAGCAGGTTTAGATTATGAAGATGATTAAGGACTGGTCAGGTATCAGGAGTTAGGGATCAGTCTAAATTAATGACCAATAATCAAATAACAATTACCAAATAGGCTAGCTTCAGTAACTAATGCTCAATGAACTAGTGAACAAATGAGCTAATGAACAATGCTAATCGTAATTCGTAAATCTAAAATCGTAAATCCAATTGGCTAAACGACAACTCTTTTTTATTAGAAATGTGCTTTATTTTACCTTCACTGCATTTGGTGGGGCACAGGCGCATTTGTCGTTATTGTTGCGGTATTTTGTTACGAATATCAATTTTGTTACCGAAGAAGAACTATTGGAACTAAATGCTTTAGCACAGGTTTTACCAGGCCCAGCATCTACACAGACTTTAGTAGGTATTGCTTATAAAGTTGGTGGTTTAAAACTGGCCATCATTACCTTTTTAATCTGGATTTTACCATCGGCAGCAATAATGACAGTGGCTGCGATTTGTTATGCCTTACTAGACCAAAAAGATAAATTTGTTGATGGATTTAAGTACATCCATCCCATAGCATTAGGAATTGTAGCTTATGGAGCATTTAAACTAGGGAAAAGAATTTTAACCAATCAGGTTTCGATTTTCTTGGCAGTTGGTGCTTTAGTTGGCACCTTAGTTTTAAAAGAAGCCTATGTTTTTCCCTTAGCTATTTTAATCGGTGGAATGGTTTCTTCTGCTATTAGTACACCTACCGAAGAAACCGAATTGAGGGTGAGGTTATTTGCTAACGTAAACCCAAAAAAGTTGGGATATTTTGTAGGTGTGTTGTTATTTATGGCTATGCTTGGTGCCTTAATCAACAGAACTTCGCCATTCAGCTTGCCCATTAGGCTGTTCGAGAATTTTTATCGCAATGGTATTTTTATCTTTGGCGGCGGGCAGGTTTTGGTACCAATGATGTTTACTGAGTTTGTGCAAATGAAACATTACCTTAGTCAAACTGATTTTCTTTCGGGTTTTGCGCTACAACAAATTCTACCTGGTCCCACATTTTCGTTTACTAGCTATATAGGTGCTTTGGGAATGAAACAAGGTAATTATAGCATTTTTGGACAGGCCATAGGTGGTTTTTTAGCAGTTTTAGGGATCAACCTTCCTGGCTTGATTTTAGTGCTTTTCATTGTCCCTTTTTGGAACGATTTAAAGAAAATATCGAGAATAAAACATTCTCTATCTGGAATTAATGCCGTAAGTGTAGGTTTCATTATCGCTGCATTTTGTATGTTAATAACACCAATTGGCTTAAATTGGCTGTTTTTGGGAATTGTATTAGCTACCTTTTTGATATTGAATTTTACAAAAATCAGCCCCGCTTTAATTATTATTGCGGGAGTTGTTTTGGGGGTATGTAGTGTATAAATAAACCACATAGAAACATAGACTATCTACTATTTATAGTATCTAGGTTTATTTATAAATTACCTATGTTTCTATGTGTAAAAAATGATTTTATATGATGAATAAGTTTGTTAGAGAAGAAGTAAGTTTTTTTAAAGGCGCAAGAACACGTCTGCAAGAGTTAAAATATGTTTTGGGGGTAGTATATCAATTTTATAAAGGGTTTAGAAAGCTACATTTTGTTGGTCCTTGCGTAACCGTTTTTGGCTCGGCTAGGTTTAAGGAAGATCATCCTTATTATGAAATGGCTCGTAAAGTTTCGGCAGAAATATCAAAGCTGGGTTTTGCCATTATGACTGGCGGCGGCCCAGGAATTATGGAAGCAGGAAATAGGGGAGCTAAAGATGCTGGAGGTTTATCTGTGGGTTGCAATATCGTTTTACCTCACGAACAACACGAAAACCCTTATCTGGATACTTTTGTGAATATAGAATATTTCTTTGTTAGAAAAGAGTTACTGAGAAAGTTACTCTTATGCCTTTGTGGTTTTGCCTGGAGGATTTGGAACATTGGATGAGTTCTTCGAAACACTAACGCTAATTCAAACTGGCAAGGTAGAAAAATTCCCAATTGTGATTATGGGTAAAGAATTTCATCAACATATTTACGAACATGTACAATTAATGATGGAACAGAAAACAATTAGTCCAGAAGATATGGATCTGCTATTATTTACCGACGATGTTGAAGAAGTGGTGGCTCATATCAGAAAGTACAAAGAAACAGCCCCAATATTCAAATTAAAATCTCCTAAAAAAGCGTGGTGGATTTTTGGAGAGGAAAAGCCAGGTGCAAAGGCTATTTAGTTCTTTAATTAATTATGGCAAGTTTAATGAAAAAGAATAGAAAACGAGGTAAAGAAGAAGAAAGTGATGTTCCGCCGCAACAGCTGTCTTTAATATAGAGATTATTAATATTGTTATTTATAGCAGTATGTATATATTACTTATTTAAAACTAGGGAAAATGGAAATGATTGGTATCCTGGCAAACCTGTAAATACTAGATAATTTTATTGGCTGAAATTTAGTAGTGGTTTGAGTTATCACTATGCCTACTATACATCACTTACCAAGAACATTACGTTGTTAACATCGACCATAGATAAATACCGTCATATCGCACGAAGCAATCCTACAACTATAGTTGGCTTATCGCTTTAACATTGCTTCGTGCCTCGCAATGACGAAAATTAATGTCTAAAACGGTGGGTCATCATCCATCATATCATTCATGCTCGAAGGTCTAATGATGATATTTCCAGGGTTACCGAAGTTTTCTGAAGGCATCATTGCACTATCACTACCTGCCGAAAAACTAGAAGGCGGCATGAAACTATCTTCTAAATCGCCAAATTTCACATACTTACCAATAAACCTTAGTGGTACAATTCCGGTTTCGCCGTGACGATTTTTACCGATAATTACCTCGCCAACACCTGCGTTTGAACGGCCACTTTCGTCTTCCATAATACCATAATACTCTGGGCGATATAAGAAAAGTACCATATCTGCATCCTGCTCAATAGATCCGGATTCACGTAAATCGGATAGCATTGGCCTTTTACCATTCTGCCCGGGTCTACTTTCTACCGCACGACTTAACTGCGAAAGTGCTAAAACTGGCACCTCTAATTCTTTAGCTACAGATTTTAGGGCCCTTGAGATACTACCAATTTCCTGCTCACGGTTACCACCACCTTCGCCTTTACCATGCATTAATTGCAAGTAATCGATAATGATCATTTGAATATCGTACTGCGATTTTAAACGACGGCACTTAGCTCTGAACTCGAAAATATTAAGGGCAGGGGTATCATCAATCAACAAAGTAGCTTCCGAAAGTCTACCGATTTTACTATGTAATTGTTGCCATTCCCACTCTGCCAAATTACCTTTTCTAATTTTTTCTTGCTCAATTTCGGCCTCTCCAGAAATTAAACGATTGACCAACTGAACCGACGACATCTCTAGCGAGAATACTACCGTGGGTTTGTTGAAATCTACCGCTGCATTACGTGCTGCTGTTAGTACAAAGGCTGTTTTACCCATGGCCGGACGAGCAGCAATAATTACCAAATCGGATTTTTGCCATCCATAGGTAATTCTAT from Pedobacter sp. SL55 includes these protein-coding regions:
- a CDS encoding bifunctional nuclease family protein, with product MKKVKLDIVGLSYSQTQSGAYALVLGEINGRRRLPIIIGAFEAQAIAIEIEKMSPTRPLTHDLFKSFAQAYQVEITEVLIYNLVEGVFFAKLMCNKDGEQIEIDARTSDAIAIAVRFNAVIYTYEFILASAGIVIEGNDFLFLENMESITNNASNSEEIKSEPGSISGFQSLSIEDLQQKLEKALAEEAYEKAARIRDEINRRNAS
- a CDS encoding electron transfer flavoprotein subunit alpha/FixB family protein — encoded protein: MSVLVYVEQVEGKFKKSVFEAVSYAKAIADQQGTSLSAISIGNVADSELNELGKYGASKVLKVEADQLKNFVNQAYASVIAEAAQKEGANIVVLSNSFSGKGLAPRIAVKLKGGLVDGAVELPTTDDGFSVKKTAFSGKAFAITTLTSENKVIALNPNAFGVKENAVSLAIEAFNPEVKSSDLTAIVKEIVRATNKVSLPDAEIVVSGGRGLKGPENWGMVEELADLLGAATACSKPVSDADWRPHSEHVGQTGIAISPNLYIAIGISGAIQHLAGVSSSKVIVVINKDPEAPFFKVADYGIVGDAFEVVPKIIAALKAHKS
- a CDS encoding electron transfer flavoprotein subunit beta/FixA family protein yields the protein MKILVCISNVPDTTTKITFTGDNTEFNTAGVQYILNPYDEIALSRAIELCEGGKGTVTVINVGEVATEPTIRKALAIGADDAVRVNAAPRDAYFVATQIAEYAKANEIDIILCGRESIDYNGSQIAAMIGELLDIPSISIIKKLDYDGATATIEREIEGGKEVVSVSGKFVASCAEGTAEAKIPNMRGIMSARTKPLQVVEAVAVEEVSKISKFETPAPRGSVKLIAAESAEELIGLLHSEAKVI
- a CDS encoding tetratricopeptide repeat protein: MQNQRLAKLFEFLESDPNDSFILYAIATEYNVQNDVENALKYYLQLTEKHPDYVGTYYHLGKLYEKIGQKEEGIKVYQTGMQAARQKRDMHALSELQGAYNSAAGLDYEDD
- the chrA gene encoding chromate efflux transporter, which gives rise to MAKRQLFFIRNVLYFTFTAFGGAQAHLSLLLRYFVTNINFVTEEELLELNALAQVLPGPASTQTLVGIAYKVGGLKLAIITFLIWILPSAAIMTVAAICYALLDQKDKFVDGFKYIHPIALGIVAYGAFKLGKRILTNQVSIFLAVGALVGTLVLKEAYVFPLAILIGGMVSSAISTPTEETELRVRLFANVNPKKLGYFVGVLLFMAMLGALINRTSPFSLPIRLFENFYRNGIFIFGGGQVLVPMMFTEFVQMKHYLSQTDFLSGFALQQILPGPTFSFTSYIGALGMKQGNYSIFGQAIGGFLAVLGINLPGLILVLFIVPFWNDLKKISRIKHSLSGINAVSVGFIIAAFCMLITPIGLNWLFLGIVLATFLILNFTKISPALIIIAGVVLGVCSV
- a CDS encoding LOG family protein is translated as MMNKFVREEVSFFKGARTRLQELKYVLGVVYQFYKGFRKLHFVGPCVTVFGSARFKEDHPYYEMARKVSAEISKLGFAIMTGGGPGIMEAGNRGAKDAGGLSVGCNIVLPHEQHENPYLDTFVNIEYFFVRKELLRKLLLCLCGFAWRIWNIG
- a CDS encoding LOG family protein, with protein sequence MPGGFGTLDEFFETLTLIQTGKVEKFPIVIMGKEFHQHIYEHVQLMMEQKTISPEDMDLLLFTDDVEEVVAHIRKYKETAPIFKLKSPKKAWWIFGEEKPGAKAI
- the dnaB gene encoding replicative DNA helicase, which codes for MSTDNEQKGQGKFSVSARKNRLANTISTVDKIQPQATDLEEAVLGALMLEKDALSAVIDVLKPELFYDERHKRIFEAIQALFQKSKPVDILTVTSELRTNGNLEMIGGAYFVTYLTNRVSSAANIEYHARIISQKYIQRELIRISTDIIKNAYEDTTDIFDLLDMAEKNLFDIAQNNLRRDTQKMDDIIKQSLASLEELRTKTDGLTGVPSGFTDLDRITYGWQKSDLVIIAARPAMGKTAFVLTAARNAAVDFNKPTVVFSLEMSSVQLVNRLISGEAEIEQEKIRKGNLAEWEWQQLHSKIGRLSEATLLIDDTPALNIFEFRAKCRRLKSQYDIQMIIIDYLQLMHGKGEGGGNREQEIGSISRALKSVAKELEVPVLALSQLSRAVESRPGQNGKRPMLSDLRESGSIEQDADMVLFLYRPEYYGIMEDESGRSNAGVGEVIIGKNRHGETGIVPLRFIGKYVKFGDLEDSFMPPSSFSAGSDSAMMPSENFGNPGNIIIRPSSMNDMMDDDPPF